The sequence TGGCGGCTTGAAGCAGATTTCCCTGCGCAACCAGATATCGCATCACCCGGACCGTGTGATCGAGTTGGCGGTGCGCGGGATGCTGCCCAGCACCAAGCTGGGGCGGCAAATGCTGAAGAAAATGAAGGTCTACGCTGGCAACGAACACCCGCACCAGGCCCAACAGCCCAAGGTGCTGGACATGCCGCAAGAGTAAGGGCAGCGCATAGTTGAGGAGAAGAACGAATGGCTACAGTTCGCTATTACGAGGGCATTGGGCGCCGCAAGACTTCCACGGCACGGGTACGTCTGTATCCGGGCACGGGCAGCATCGTGGTCAACGAGCGCTCCCTGGAGGATTACTTCCCGCGCGAGACCGATCGCATCAAACTGCTGCGTCCGCTGAACGTGACTGAGTCGCAGGATCAGTACAACGTCTCGGTCCACGTGGCCGGCGGCGGCACGTCCGGTCAAACCGGCGCGGTCATCATGGGCGTTGCGCGTGCCCTGGTGGAGGCCGACGAGGCTTTCAAGACCACCCTGCGCAAGTTCGGCTTCCTGACACGTGACGCCCGTGCGGTGGAGCGCAAGAAGCCTGGTCTGACCAAGGCCCGCCGCGCGAAGCAGTACACCAAGCGCTAGTCTGGCAATCAGCCGGCGCCCGGCTCAGGCTTGAACCGGCGTCAATCTATAGTTACATCACCCCCCGATATGCAACGTAAAGCGTGCCAGAAACCTGGCACGCTTTATTTGTGGCCTATGTCGAGGGCCAACCTGCCTCTATCGGCTGGGTGTACTTTCACCCAAACAGTCAGTTTGCCGGCCTCTTTGGCGCCGCGACAAGAACTGAGTACCGCAAGCGCGGCTTGTATTCAGCCCTGCTTGCCGTACGCGTCCAGGAGGCCATTAGCCGGGGTTATGCGTTTGTCACCACGGGCGCCGGCCCCATGAGCCGCCCCATTCTGTTGCAGAACGGTTTTCGTTTGCTCACCCATGCTTATGCG is a genomic window of Candidatus Amarolinea dominans containing:
- a CDS encoding GNAT family N-acetyltransferase; this encodes MPETWHALFVAYVEGQPASIGWVYFHPNSQFAGLFGAATRTEYRKRGLYSALLAVRVQEAISRGYAFVTTGAGPMSRPILLQNGFRLLTHAYAHEGKDKST
- the rpsI gene encoding 30S ribosomal protein S9; the protein is MATVRYYEGIGRRKTSTARVRLYPGTGSIVVNERSLEDYFPRETDRIKLLRPLNVTESQDQYNVSVHVAGGGTSGQTGAVIMGVARALVEADEAFKTTLRKFGFLTRDARAVERKKPGLTKARRAKQYTKR